Below is a genomic region from Ammonifex degensii KC4.
GGAACATTTACCCACCTTGTTGCAAAAACTCGTTGATGTTCGCCTTTTCGGAGCTACCATGCCGGTAAAGGGCGATCGGCGGGGCGAAGGAGAGGCCATTAACCTCACCGGTCCAGTGCAGTTCAACTGGGGCTACTCCCTCAATCGCGTGCAGTTGGTAGAGTCCAACACCCTTTCCTCTCAGTTTGCTTCCGAAGCCGACGCCCGCCAGGGCACTTTCGGCAAGGACTACCGGCTCTACTACTCCTTCATCGCCTTCCACGGTATTATCAGCGCCCGCAGGGCGGCGGTTATGTATAAGCTGGCAAAGGAAAACCCGGCGGGAGCCTTAAGCTGTCGCGATTTAGAACTTCTCGATCAGGCCATGCTCAAGGCCATACCCCTCCTGGCCACCCGCTCCAAGATCGGCCAGTACCCTCGCCTTTACCTGCGCTTTGAGTTTACCGATGCCGACACCTTCATGGGGGACATGCGAGAAGACCTGCGCCTGGAGCCCGATACCGACCTACGTTCCATTCAAGACGTCAAGCTGGAAATCGGGGGAC
It encodes:
- the cas7b gene encoding type I-B CRISPR-associated protein Cas7/Csh2, giving the protein MADIKLIEKNGEILYLYDAKMCNPNGDPDDENRPRMDVDRERNLVSDVRLKRYIRDYLYEYFQEKGGDQTIYVTKAEGVVNATERLKRLLGLGEKEQPTKEHLPTLLQKLVDVRLFGATMPVKGDRRGEGEAINLTGPVQFNWGYSLNRVQLVESNTLSSQFASEADARQGTFGKDYRLYYSFIAFHGIISARRAAVMYKLAKENPAGALSCRDLELLDQAMLKAIPLLATRSKIGQYPRLYLRFEFTDADTFMGDMREDLRLEPDTDLRSIQDVKLEIGGLKDRILEVKDRINRVFWWQDRELTTQVNGSPKSCGEWLAELLGSERVIPLRRE